From Vitis vinifera cultivar Pinot Noir 40024 chromosome 14, ASM3070453v1, a single genomic window includes:
- the LOC100246745 gene encoding large ribosomal subunit protein eL13z → MVKHNNVVPNGHFKKHWQNYVKTWFNQPARKTRRRIARQKKAVKIFPRPTSGPLRPIVHGQTLKYNMKVRAGRGFSLEELKVAGIPKKLAPTIGIAVDHRRRNRSLESLQANVQRLKTYKAKLVVFPRRTRKFKAGDSSVEELATATQVQGLYMPIVREKPTVELVKVTDEMKSFKAYGKLRVERMNQRHVGVRMKKAAEAEKEEKK, encoded by the exons ATGGTTAAGCATAACAATGTTGTGCCTAATGGGCACTTCAAGAAACATTGGCAGAATTATGTCAAAACTTGGTTTAACCAACCTGCTCGCAAAACAAGAAGACGTATAG CTAGGCAAAAGAAGGCTGTGAAGATCTTCCCACGGCCCACGTCTGGACCACTTCGACCTATTGTCCATGGGCAAACTCTGAAGTACAATATGAAAGTTAGGGCTGGCAGAGGATTTTCTCTTGAAGAGCTAAAG GTGGCAGGTATTCCAAAAAAACTTGCTCCGACCATTGGTATTGCTGTTGATCATCGTCGCAGGAACCGATCACTAGAAAGTCTCCAAGCTAATGTCCAAAGGTTGAAGACATATAAAGCTAAGTTGGTTGTGTTCCCAAGACGTACACGAAAATTCAAG GCTGGCGATTCTAGTGTGGAGGAGCTTGCAACTGCAACACAGGTTCAAGGTCTTTACATGCCTATTGTCAGGGAGAAGCCAACTGTGGAGCTTGTGAAGGTTAcagatgagatgaaatcattcAAGGCCTATGGCAAGCTGCGTGTTGAGCGGATGAATCAGCGTCATGTGGGTGTAAGGATGAAGAAGGCAGCTGAGGCagagaaggaagagaagaaatag